Proteins encoded by one window of Candidatus Binatia bacterium:
- a CDS encoding VOC family protein codes for MANVKRIPEGYTTVTPSITLRDTAKAIEFYKRAFGAEERGIMRGPDGKVMHAEIKIGNSIVMMNDEVMGSRSAETQGGSPVSFYLYFEDCDAAYQRAVTAGAKGDMAPVDMFWGDRMGHIIDPFGHRWNVATHVKDVTPEEMKRGQDEFMKQMASREA; via the coding sequence ATGGCCAACGTCAAACGGATTCCCGAAGGCTACACCACCGTCACCCCGTCCATCACGCTGCGCGACACCGCGAAGGCGATCGAGTTCTACAAGCGCGCGTTCGGCGCCGAGGAACGCGGGATCATGCGCGGACCCGACGGCAAGGTGATGCACGCCGAGATCAAGATCGGAAACTCGATCGTCATGATGAACGACGAGGTGATGGGCTCGCGGTCGGCGGAGACGCAGGGCGGATCGCCGGTCTCGTTCTATCTCTACTTCGAGGACTGCGACGCCGCCTACCAGCGCGCGGTCACGGCCGGTGCGAAGGGGGACATGGCCCCGGTGGACATGTTCTGGGGCGACCGCATGGGGCACATCATCGATCCCTTCGGTCATCGCTGGAACGTCGCGACGCACGTGAAGGACGTGACCCCCGAGGAAATGAAGCGGGGGCAGGATGAGTTCATGAAGCAGATGGCTTCGCGCGAAGCCTGA